The following nucleotide sequence is from Hevea brasiliensis isolate MT/VB/25A 57/8 chromosome 7, ASM3005281v1, whole genome shotgun sequence.
atttttcgatctcaattggattacaccaaggatcagccataagcccttacctttttacattagttttagatgaattgacgaaacatatacaagagagtattccttggtgcatgatgtttgcggatgatattgttctgatagatcagacacgaggagtcaatagaaagctagagctttggacaagtgctctagagtcaaagggttttaagttaagtagaacgaagatagaatacatgcattgcaagttcagtgaaggccaaactggtgatagggaaggagttagtttgaatggagtggtactgtctcaaagtaatcactttaaatatctaggctcagtccttcaagtagatggggaatgtgaggaagatgttagtcataggattaaagccagatggttgaagtggagacgtgccacaggagttatatatgatcgtaagattcccaataagttgaaaggaaattttaccgtacagccatacgaccggctatgttatatggtagtaagtgttgggcactgaaagagtcgtatgcgtctaagataagagttacagagatgagaatgttaaggtgaatgagtggccatactagactagataaagtccgtaatgagagtattagagaaaaggtaggagtggtgccaattgaagataagttgagagaagggagattgaggtggtttgatcatgtgaagcgtagaaatacggaggctccagttagacaagtagagcacattaggttagaggatagaaagaaaaaaaggggtagacctaaattgacttggaagagagcagtacaacatgacctagaagcattacacatttttgaggatttaatccaaaatcgtttagagtggagaaagcgaatccatatagccgaccccaaatttttgggataaatgcttagttgagttgagttgagttttttaGTTTAGACTGATAAAGGTAATTTAtgtatttatctatttatttgataagaaaagaaaataagaaattttCTTAAAGAAGAAAGGAGTATAAGGCATCCTCCTAAACTAAGCAACTCTCAAGGGGAACTAATCAAAACAAGTAAAATGAAGTGCCCCCTCCAATCATACCATACAAGAAGGAGGCTCCTTGTTAAGACCCTGAAGTCAAAACTTGTAAAGATTATTGCTTCATCTGTTAGGCACTGTTTGTTGTAACTGGGCTCCTCACCAAATTGTCCCCCCATCTTTCTATATTTTCATTATCCTATTGAAGTGGGAAAAATATCTAGGATTTTGGGTTCTTTTATTCTCTTGTTATATCAGGAATAGGGGATTTTCTTTATTGTAATGGTGTGATATATCAGGGGCTATTCCTATTTCATTTTCTCTTAGCTTGATTCTACATCACCTACATGTGAAGATCTCAATGTCTTAttatttgttttttctttttcttttctttttttcttctcttcaccACACCACCACCCCAACCCACCACACAACCACACCCCACCCGGGCCCTCTCTTAATCTGTACAACATCAATGTACAATTACGCTTAGCATGAATTTAACAAAAAGTTTGAAATACTGAAGGCAAAGGAATTTCTTTGCTCGTCCATCGCTATCCTAAAGTGCTTAACTTGGAATAGTACTCAGTGATCCATTCTAGTGTGATTCTGTTAAGAGGATTTCCTTAGGTGGCTGCACTATGTGTTAAGTTGGTGATTCAACCAATAGCAATTTCTTTAGCATAGAATTCGCTACTGATTATTATAAGGTCTTACCTTCAGATCGCACTTCATAATTAATTACTTTATTAAGGGGTCTTAGAGTAATGCTGatcatatgatttttttttttccggaAACGATGCTGAATATATTATTCAGGATGTATAATAGTCTATCCATTTAACTAGACTAAACACCTTGAAGTTTCCACTTTTTTTTATCAACAATTATGCTTCATCAGTTACCAATCCTATGGGGCATGTATTCACCCATCCATCTTCCATTCCTTGTTTTGCAATACCTTTTTTATTAAAGTTCCTGCTTCATAAGTTGGGGAAATTCATGTAAACTAGTGGGGTTATTTGGAAACAGACTTGTATTTGTGTGATAGCATTATCTGTGTGTAGTGTGTGAAGAAGATTCTAGTCTGATGCTTTGGATATGTACTATTGATATGTGAAAATGGCagccaattttttttaatttctaatttgatCTCAAATGGGTTGTATTGGGTAGATCAATTTTATTGAAAATGCTGAGAATGATTTAGGAGGAAAGAAATGATAGAAATTTGTCGAACTTTTATTTCCCCATGATCTAGGAAATGGAATATTCCTGATCTTAGATTCTGATATTTGGGGGAAAAGGGGAACATGACCTCCCACAGACATTGTTTCTACAAGTTATGCATCCACTTAAAAGTTAAAAGTTTTAGAATCAAAGTTCATCTAGAGGATCTCTAGCATTGCACTCCACATAATTTTGTGTTATAGCTTTCTCTTCTTCCAATGGATCAGGCAAATGAAAAATaagaatatattaaattatatccaTTACATTATGGTATACCAAACATTCTCTAAAGTCCTCTAATGGCTGTTAAAAAAAATAGTATATATTATCTTGTTCTAAAGTGGGACTTGGATCAATTTGGACAGTCCTACCTGTTAGCTTTTTTGCATGAAGTGGGCCAAGTGGCTTCTCTTAAGACTTTAATCTGCAGTCTTGCAGTTGCAAGTCCAATGCTTTTACAATTGCACCAAGCAACGGCCCCTTCATGGTACTGATACTTGAATATCTTGATATACTTTTATGACCATGATCCTGAAATTATGTTTCTTTGCTCTGTTTTGCCATTTGGATTCCATGCTATCTCAACATAAAATCGTATTATCATTTTTTGGTTTTTGAACATTGTGCCTGTAGGTTTAAAGGTATGATATTCACTCTTCGCATGCTCTGTTACATTCTTCTCCCATGTATTAGCATTTTTAACAGCAATCATGTTTGTGCCCAAGCATAGACTGCTCATTTACTTGAGTATGATTTGTGATATGAAGTTGATGGTTTTATTTGCTTCTGGTTGACTTCAAGACACAAGAAAGCGTCGGAGGCGTTCTGGATCATTGGTATATCAAAAGAAAAGGCGGAGACTGTTGCCATTTATTCCATCAGAAGATCCTGCTGAAAGGTCAAAACAAATGGGCACCCTTGCTTCTGCGTTGATGGCATTACAAATGGAGTTTAGTGATGATCTAACCTACTTGCCTAGCATGGCTTCTAGATCTGCCAATCAGGCAAAATTTGAAGAGGGTGGCATGCAGGTCTGAAATCAAAAATTCtcttttcaacaacattttcccTCAAGAGTTATTTGGTCTCTTACGTTACATGTTAGTTACAATTTATTAGGTTCTTTCTAAGGAGGATATAGAGACATTGGAACAATGTAGAGCTATGTGTAGAAGAGGCGAATGCCCTCCCCTTGTAGTGGTTTTTGATTCTTGTGAAGGGTACTTACATCTTGAACACATTTGCAGCTCTATTGAATTTCATTGTTCAATATTGAGTTGATTCTTATCTGTCTTGTTATGCAGATTTACTGTTGAGGCGGATGGCCAGATAAAAGATATGACATTTATAACTGAGTACACAGGCGATGTGGATTATATTAGAAACCGTGAACATGATGACTGTGATAGTATGATGACCCTACTCTTAGCAAAAGACCCATCTAAAAGTCTTGTCATCTGCCCTGATAAACGTGGAAATGTTGCTCGCTTTATCAATGGCATTAACAATCATACTCCGTAAGCCTTTCTAATCTATTCTATTGCTTCTCCATATTCTGACTCAAAAATATTCTTCTGATTAAACCTCCTCATACCTAGGCCTTTATTCAGCTAGATTTCTGTTTGGAAAACAAGCTATCCCCCTTTACTTTCAATTATGTTTGATTAATTGTGTCAAGATTGTGTTAGAATTAAGAAATATTAAGTCTATCATCCACAAAGCTTAAAATATATCCAATTTTGTGCAGGGATGGTAAGAAGAAGCAGAATTGTAAATGTGTGAGATACAGTGTAAATGGTGAATGCCGGGTATTTTTGGTTGCTACTCGTGATATTGCTAAAGGAGAGAGGCTATACTATGATTATAATGGATATGAGCATGAATATCCTACTCAACATTTTGTCTGAGAAACTTATAGATAGTTGTCTGATAGTTCGACAGAACTAGTATTTGGATCCTCATAGATGCTTTCTCATCGGCATATAATTTCACAGCTTAATCAATGTTGTTGCGGAGTTGAAAAAATCTCTTCTAATGTACTCTTTGGCCTTTTACAGTAATTTATGTAGAGCTACCTGTCATGAGGCCATGAGAAAATTTAGAGGAGGCAAGTAAGGTTTCCCTTAGAATTTAGACATGAAATTTTGATATCCTAGAAATATTTTTAGGAAAAAGAATCCTTTTGTAATACAGATTTCAATTGAAATCTTTTCTTTTACTGGGTGACTCTCATTGCTCTGCTTTTGTTTAATTCATAATTTGGTCGTCTCTTACAGAAATCTCATGAAGATATTAAAATTTCGTCCACTTGCTCCCTAACACATCTAAGAATTTTGATCTTTAAATTGGAAATATGACTAACATTTTATTGTTGTTTGTTTCTATTGAACTTATATTTGAGGTGTTCTCCCTTGTTCTTGTTGGAAAAAATAGAATTCCATGGATTTTGACCCATGGACATGCATAAACCCATAAACCCTTGCTTGAATCCCTGATAGGGGCATAATCACATTGAAAATGGATTATACTTATAATTTCATAGCCTAAGTATTCCTGGTTTACAGATAACTCACACAGAATTTCTCCAAGAAAGATATAGAAAGAGAAAGGACCTTAAGTAGATAGCTTAAGTGACATATTTCATAGAATCTTGCTCCTTCACCTTCTTGATTTTGATTTTCTTGGGTCAAGGTCACACATGGAAGTAGGAGAAAAATTCACATTATGCAGTCTTTTTTTATCAGTTGAGATtggtttttctcttttatttgatTAAGAGTTATGTACTCTTTAGGGTCCTTTTTTCATACTGACATTGTAACCTTCGCTATTGTGCAGTAATTCCATATCCACTGATATGGACCTAGACCAGGTTGGCCCATCATGGGTGAACCAGATTTATTCCAACAGTTATGTTTTTAATGTTCTAGATTCTTCCCTTGGAATCCAGGAGATGtatcattttcttttcatttcagtTTCTAATCTATGATCTACTTTCACAAAAATAGTCTCAAGATATAATGCTTAGCCATGGGGTAGATTCAAAGGCATTCTTTAAAGCTGCAAAGTTAAATAATTAACTGGAAGCTCTGGGACATGTGAGCTGCTCTGTGCATCATGTTGCTGCCACAGCTCGAATTTACCGGACAGTCATGTCGATGGTTTGGAACTTGTGTTTGCCTTCCATGCACAAGGAGCTTATGTTACCTGTTCAAAAGGATTAGTTATGCTGCTGCATCTACCCTTATCACTGGCCCAGTCAAGGTATTGAAACTTACTCTTTATTAATAGGCATTGgcgtttcaattctttcaatgtaTCTGCTCAAGAATATGGATCTTTGGTACTTAAACTTGATTAGCAGCACTGTTTTTGAGATGGATGAGATAATTTACTTATTTTGAAGGAGGTTGTAGTTGGAGGTGGTTCCAATTGATGAGACAATAGGTAAATGCTGCTTTTTACTTCACTATAGTATTGCAGTAAGAATTCATTATTTGTATCAgaatattttttttcttagttGGAAGAAAAGCTTTTAGCTTGATCAATCCTCTTTTTATACTCGAGAAACCATATATATGTGACATCATCATATTTTCTTTGATGATCATGGAGAAAATGTCAATTGCAGATTACTTTTCCTGGAGGAAAAAGGAAGGAGATAGAAGGACCTTTCTTTAAAGTTAGGTGCTTCCTAGGGTGAATATCGAGGATGTTTATTGACATGGTAAAGTTTTTTAATAACATTGCATTACTCCAACAAAGCTATAGTACAAATTCTGAAATGTCTGAAAATGTTCTCATTTTCTAGCATAGAATTTGCTTATTGATAAGAACGGTCTGTGAGACACCATGGATCAGTATCAATGATCTTGGCCACATCGTTCTGcatttgcatttttcttttccaaAAGCTCTGATGCTTAGATAAAAGATGTTTTATTCCAAATGAGGAATATCATTTACAATAAATCCTTAATCagatgttattttcttttcaggTTCTTAAGATTTAAGTTGTGCATCCAAAGCTGTTGTTTAAATGACGCCATTGCTTTTGTTGCTTCTGTTGCTTCTGTAGTGAATGCAAAGATTACTTCTGGAAGCTGGTCTTAGATTTCTGGGCAATTAAAGGTGATGACAGCTACAGATCTGTGCAGTTAAAGCAACTGCAATACTTGTACATGAATTGAATTATGTATGCTTTGTTTTTAGGGGGTACTGCATGCTTTGTTCATATAATGTCAAGCTGAGCATCTGCTTCACTTCTACCATTCCTGTTGGCATAATTGAGTCGATTGATTATCTAATGTCACTTTAAAAatattccttttgtaaattttggtGTATGATCTAATCGTAATCCTTCTTGTGTGAGAACATATATTATTTCTGGGCAACTTACAAAATGACTAGTGAGATATGATTGTAATTATGGCTTACTCTtcacttttttaattttaattttaatttttttgggttCAATTCCATTAATTAATTAGTCCATCTATCAAAAGTCCCTCAATTTGTCAACTTTGGTATTAGAATTTTAATTGTTTCAAACTAAAAAGAGAGTAatttataattaaccaaaatttaaagtcattttataaattataattcttttaatgaaaaataatatatatttttctatttttaaagaaaattgtaTTCATGATTTTTAGTAAAAATAAAATGAGtgataatttatttaattgataTTAGGAGAGGAAGTGATATGTATATATTAAAATGCACAATTTACAACTGAGATGGTGAATttgaagatgaaaaaaaaaaaaaagaaaataaataaaaatcggaAAGGGGTGTAGGTGCGGTGTCAGGTTATGTGAAGTGGTTTTACTTTTATGTGTATCATCCATGTCCTCGAAAGGCCAAATGCATGATTACATCTGTCGGTGGCCACCGCTACAACCTTTGCCCCACcttaaatttcacattttttttattttttataaataaaaaatgaatatcataataataataataataataataataaatccaaAAATCAGTACTATTATCACGTAAGCATGTAAAATAAAGGAGCCTGAGATTGAAAATTTTTCAGTCAATCACTTTAacacttaaattaaaaaattatggattaataatgaaaaataaaaaaaataatacagtaataatttagataatatttacatacttaatttttgtaacaccctaaaattttaaattttatgagcatttttggtattttaattttatttaaattttaagaatttttttgagattttttggattttaaaaatcgggttcgattttccgaaaatataaactttgatgaattttaaaaattaatttaaagaccacgtggcaaaattaaaaatatatttggagtctaagtatttttctgagttttctgaaattttttcgaaatttttggacctcgttttcggtcccgaggcagagtaaaaattcaaaattttgtattctgaatcgaacaggCCGAATCTAaccggaccggtcttcttctctttttcttctccctcccgcgcgcgtcgaccttctcctcttctctctctcttttctctctcctccctcctccccttgccgcgccgccgcctcccctgcgtccccacctcgccgccgccccacctcggcccttccccacggccggccgctgcctggaacgccggaaaatggCCTTAGAACGGACGCGCAGCGCGCGCGCGACTGttggacttcccggccaaaatccggccgatccggccaccaattggaccgggtcttgtgtctaaaatcatctactcggtgagagctttccatagacaccaagaacgccgaaatccatcgagcggtttgtccaatttttgctcaagaagtttttagcccatttcgatttttgggctagatttctcgaaaaccgtgaatcccacaagaaaaccgagggtaccagcacgctccactcgttgagagctttgcagcgacataaatttcaaattttttcgacaccgtttttcgatgggtcccacgaaacttcgcagtgtttttccgtgcatttaatgagcttagaaaattctgaaaaatttatgtactaacccccatgttatgggcttcgtgtaggtatcttagattcgcagaaattcgacagttgaccgggtctgcgaaattccggccagatcgacccgttaccggaaaagtctccgaattggaccgaggttttggctagccccccattgtcagacatcccgagcgcgttcccgaagtcggaattggcaaaggtaaacccgaaccttgctttttcgtaattttctagtgcttaaatgggattaaaaatccataaaatattcgtggtagcttagaaaattatgattctttttgcactagcttagtaatattgctaaggaccgcggggcaaagttttagaatttttagagcttatttgggcagtttttgcaaaaatgatcaattatagggactaaattgaaattttacatgttgtgatggatgattgatttggtgggcccaggaggggctgtgtgatgtgattgagttgtggacatatggattgtgaatatagaagtgtgttttgagcccttttgtaggtcgggtaggtcctaggtataggggagactctggcggattttcggcacgacttaggacgtattggtctttttctttgtttgtattgagtcatttatattaaaaattgtaatgtaattgtcgtgtgagccgatgccttcttcctccgcccaccgccacgatgccgttgtcaagtctgtgagtaaaatattaattttaattgtaatttcgatattattatatgttcagcatgcccatgcatcacttatatgcatatatttatgtagttaaactctaggcacgatttatgatgcattgataatcataaagtgccatgatgttgttgtggtaatttggagcagcgtgcgtgcgttggcgcgtgtgatgtggtgtggactatggataggacgggtagtcacggcttgagttcttgttgggacccgatccttcgagggtagtcacgcttgagttcttcacgggaccctcgatttggtttattgcgaaagtccgcttgagttcttcactgcaccgtgttggatttaagagagtcagatagggatcggctcccatatgttatgattgatgctacgagtgcgtgagtgctccaaattaccttattgatgttatgatgtgaaaatgatgttgatgttgcatttcaatcaaaagggtgcattagttttagaaagttatagagattatggttaaaattgatattttactctctgagtcgaacgctcactcctgttcaatattttttttcaggctacaggaggattttattttggttaacctgattttctccttcgcaggttgtttatcaatatttgtgtaattttatttactcctagaatttccgcatgtgttagaattatttatttggttatggtctgtaatattattatcatgttggacctgtaaacgtataatgatatgcatgtttgatggattggatgagggagctgagctcccatttattttttatgaggatatgagtatgtggagggtgagctgagctccccaattgagtatttattgtgtttacaggtcgggtgagtcgaaaactccccgttggaaagtccattttatggccggactctgtccgtttgtttttttgaatttgggcccaaatgggccttagagttgggttaatgaacagttaggcttactacgggcctcgggggctttaggctggctcaggtcctagtgccggtccggcccataggttgggtcgtgacagatgtggtatcagagcttaggctccagattcttagggaatgtttgtctaaagtgttggaaagaatctactaggagtcacatgcggaaaaatagggtccatattcgtcttgcattgtcatctttgcttctagtttctgcttcatatattgtgtgtaaatatgagtctatagagctgtgtaatgtgcagttttgaattttgtgggctaatgctgctgaattttaggaaaatgcgtagaagcaggagagctgccactgcaccagaaccagatgtgcctgacgaggtgtcggcacaggatgaggcgcctgccctgaGGAGGCAggataggaggcctagagctgctcaagtagaggagcaacaCCCCGATCTGAGATCGGgccctttatggcacagggtcccatggaccccatggcagctactctagctggtctgcagagaaccatcgacatgatggcgcagtatatggtccaccctccatagcagcagcagtccaccgcaccaagaggggaaccttataaatagataattaatttcaagaagttggtgcttggaacttatgatgtgtcagacgatgcatatcggtttttagattcctgcagataggcaggaacagaattacagttgactgatagaagactgatagaagactgatagagtgtatgcagcatgtcatggggcctatgcctagacaatggatgaatgactacgtgttaccccggatggagggtttgacatgggctcagtttgtggaactgttcatcaatcggtttgtgccagaaagcttcagagatcagaagcagtgggcctttgaggccttaagacagaatggcaggtctgtagatgaatatgctacagaatttctgaaattgagcagatatgcccctacagcagtagctacagaaactatgaaggtaaagagattcctaaaggggcttgacaggaggtatgcgaacctggccatgatgtctaatcagtcttttgatgtgatggttgatcgagccagacagattgagattagctatgctacgGATGACAGCGGGAGAGCAaaaaaaaacagagcagagggttcttcaggtgttccccacatggctaCTACAgacagtggtggccaaactaattacagaggaagaagcaggaataagagaagtggtttcagacacaaatcccgaggatTCGCACTGTGGTACGGATCCAAAGCAGTGGTACAGTGGTACAGcctggtctggttcaggatcctccttggcaccttgtgcacagtgtggaagaggacatacaggaccttgtttgatgggatcaggagaatgcttcaggtgtggccaaccaggtcactttgctagggaatgccccgtgttcagtgaaccacagatggggtcacaaggttgtgttgcaaatgttcctcgccagttgtatccgggtgcttccaacatggcaggcagtcagttcagtggccaacagggccgaggacaaggg
It contains:
- the LOC110648078 gene encoding probable Histone-lysine N-methyltransferase ATXR5, whose protein sequence is MAPASTTSSSGAGAARRLIGSRRRTEATPLPSPPDSPPPKKLKPMSEILAKAKYAVVEPADYNDLSCEQCGSGDRADELLLCDKCDKGFHMKCVSPIVVRIPIGSWLCPKCSGQRRVRRLSQKKIIDFFRIQTCNRRKDKCSYRQDTRKRRRRSGSLVYQKKRRRLLPFIPSEDPAERSKQMGTLASALMALQMEFSDDLTYLPSMASRSANQAKFEEGGMQVLSKEDIETLEQCRAMCRRGECPPLVVVFDSCEGFTVEADGQIKDMTFITEYTGDVDYIRNREHDDCDSMMTLLLAKDPSKSLVICPDKRGNVARFINGINNHTPDGKKKQNCKCVRYSVNGECRVFLVATRDIAKGERLYYDYNGYEHEYPTQHFV